DNA from Amycolatopsis sp. DSM 110486:
GTCGGGGGTCGTGACCAGCGCCCGCGCGATCGCCGCGCGCTGGCGTTCGCCGCCGCTGAGCTGGTCGGGCAGGCGGTTCGCGAGCGACCGGCCGAGCCGCACGCGGTCGAGCACCTCGGCCACGCGCTCGCGCCGCTGCGGACGCGACAGCGAGGTCAGGTGCACCAGCGGCACCTCGATCGACTGCGCAATCGTGCGACGCGGGTTGAGCGAGGAAAACGGGCTCTGGAAGACGTACTGGATTCGCCGCCGCTCGTCGTTGCTGCGCTGGCGCGTGCCGGGCGCGAGCGGGGTCCCGTCGAGCGCGACGGTGCCGGTGAAGCCGCGCGTGAGGCCCGCGACGCACTGCGACAGCGTGGTTTTGCCGGACCCGGATTCGCCCAGCAGCATCACGCACTCGCCGCGCGTCACCTCCAAGTCCACCCCGCGCAGCACCTCGTGGCGGCCGTATGCGACGTGGATGCCGCGCGCGGCCAGCACTGCGTCCGAGGGCGGGGGAGCGACGCCGGGTTCCGCGCCCAGATCCGGCACGGCGGCCAGCAGTTCGCGCGTGTAGGCGTGTTCCGGGCGCTTCAACACGTCCTCGGCCGACCCGGTCTCGACCACGCGGCCCTGGTACATGACCGAGACGCGGTCGGCGAGCTGCGCGACCACGGCCAGGTCGTGGGTGATGTAGAGCGCGGCCACGCCGTGCTCGGCCGTCAGCCGCCGCACGGTCTCCAGCACGAGCGCCTGGGTCATCACGTCGAGCCCGGTCGTCGGCTCGTCGAGCACCACGACACTCGGCCGGCACGCGAACGCCATCGCGATCCCCACGCGCTGCTGCTGCCCGCCCGAGAGCTGGTGCGGGTACCGCCGGCGGTAGGCCGGATCGGCGGGCAGGCCCACCTCCGTGAGCACCTCGGCCACGCGCTCCTCGACCGGGCCGGGGTAGCCGTGCGTCTCCAGCACCTCGGCGATCTGCAGCCCGATCCGCAACGCCGGGTTCAGCGACAGCGCCGGGTCCTGCGGCACGTAGGAAACGGTCGTGCCACGCAGTTTCCGACGCTCGGGCGTGGCGAGCGAGAGCACGTCGACGGGTTCGCCCTCACGCTGGTGCAGAGTCACCTCGCCGCCGTCCGCCACGAGCCCGCGGCGGAAGTGGCCGAGCGCGGCCAGGCCCGCCGTGGTCTTGCCCGACCCGGACTCGCCGACGAGCGCCAGCACCTCGCCCGGCGCGATGCGGTAGGAGATGTCGTGGAGCACCGGCCGACCCGCGGCCGTCTTCACACGCAGGCCGGTCACTTCCAGCGCGAGCTGCGCGTTGTCGACGGCGGTCACGAGCGTTCCTCCCGGGTGCGCCCGGCCGCGGCCGAGGCGAACGAGTCGGCCACGAGGTTCGTGCCGACGGCGAGCAGCGCGATCGCCACCACCGGGAGCAGCACGCCCCACGGCTGCACGACCAGCGCGATCCGGTTCTCGTTGATCATCAGGCCCCAGTCGGCCGCGGGCGGCTGGATCCCGAGCCCGAGGAACGACAGCGACGCGATGTAGCCGATGGAGTAGGTCAGCCGCAGACCGAGCTCCACCATGAGCGGGCCGGTGATGTTCGGCAGGATCTCGCGCAGCAGGATCCGGCTTCGCGGCACCGCGTACATCTCCGCGGCCCGGATGTAGTCCTCGCCGCGCACCGCCACCGTCGCCTGGCGCGCGACGCGAGCCGTGCGGGGCGCGTGGGTCAGGCCGATCACCAGCACGAGCAGCCAGCCTTTCGGCCCGATCACCGCGATGGCGAGCAGCGCGATCACCAGCTGCGGGAATGACAGCAGCACGTCGTTGCCGCGCATCAGCAGGCTGTCGAGGCGGCCGCCGCCGTAGCCCGCGACCATGCCGAGCAGCGCGCCCAGCACGATCCCGAGCACGGTGGCGAGCACCGCGTAGAGCAGCAGCGTGGTGCCGCCGGCGAGGAAACGCGTCAGCACGTCGCGGCCGAGGCCGTCGGTGCCCGCGAGTCCGTCCGGTTTGAACGGCTTGCCCGCGAAGTCCGTGGTGCTGTAGCCGGTGAGCACCGGCCCGAGCCACGGGCCGAGCAGCGCCACCAGCACCACGATCCCGGCCAGCACTGTGCCGACCTTCGCCTGCGGGAACCGCCACGCCGTACGGAGAAGCCCGCCGGCCTTGACGGGTGCTTCGCCGGCCGTGGTGGCCGGTGCGAGCTCGTCGTCGACGGCGGTCATCGGCTCGCCTCCGTCCGCAGCTTGGGGTTCGCGAGGATGCCGACCACGTCGGCGAGCAGGTTCACCACGATGTACACCGCGGCGATGATCAGCGTCACGGCCTGGACCACGGCGACGTCGCGTTTGCTCACCGCGTCGATCAGCGACTGCCCGATGCCGGGGTAGCGGAAGAGGAACTCGACCACCACGACCCCGCCTGCGAGCCACGCGAGCTGCAGTGCCACGACCTGCGCGACGGGACCCACGGCGTGCGGCAAGGCGTGCCGCAGCAGCACGGTCCGCTCGCGCACACCCTTGAGCCGGGCCATCTCGACGTAGCCGGAGTCGAGGACCTCGTTCATGGTCGCCCGCATCATCCGCGTGATGTACGGCGTCACCACCAGCACGAGCGTCGCCACCGGCAGCACGAGCTGGCTCGGCTGCCGCCACACGGGTTCACCGGGCGCGGTGAGCGTGACCGAGGGCAGGACCTTGAACACCGTGGTCGCGAACAGCACGATCAGCGCCACGCCGATCACGAACTCCGGCAGCGCGGCGATCACCAGGCTGATGCCGGACACGGTCTGGTCCGCGGCCCGGCCGCGCCGCATCGAGCTCCACGTGCCCAGCGCCAGCCCGAGCGGCGTCGCGATCACCGCGGCGAGCACGAGCAGCACGAGCGAGGCCACGATCCGGTCGCCCAGCAACGTCGTCACCGGGCCTTGCGTGGACGTCGAGGTGCCGAGGTCGCCGGTGAACAGCCCGCCGAGCCAGGTGAGGTAGCGCTGCCAGACCGGCTCGTCGAGGTGCAGCTGGTGCTGCAGCGCGGCGATCCGCTCCGGTGTCGCTTGCTGGCCGAGGATGGCGCGCGCCGGGTCGCCCGGCAGCAACAGCGTCGCCACGAACACGAGCAGCGTGACCAGCCACAGCACCACGAGGCTCACGAGCAGCCGCTTCACGATCATCCGGGTCATGCCGCACCTCACTTTCCTGAGTCGACGGGCGCGGTGCCCAGCCACGCTTCGCGGAACTGGTAGCCGGACAGCGAGATCCCCGTCCGGTCCGGCACGAGGCCCGCCACGTAGACCTGGTGGGCGTCCACCTGGTCCACGAAGCCCCACACGATGAGGCCGCCGCGTTCGTACTCGATCCGCTGCGCCTGGTGCAGCAAGTCCGTGCGGGCCGCGGTGTCCACTGTGGCGCTCGCGCGCGTGACGAGGTCGGTGAACTGCGGGTCCTGCCAATGGGTCTCGTTGTACGGCGACTTCGGCAGCGAACCATTCGCGACCTGCGGCAGGTAGTTGCGCGTATACCAGAAGTCCTGCGCGAAGTCCCAGGACAGGTAGTTCTCGCCGTAGAACGTGGTGGTGTCGACCTTGCGGATGCGCACGTTGACGCCCGCGGCCTTGGCCTGCTGCTGGAACACCTGCGCCGCCTCGACCGCACCGGCCTGGATGGGCGCGGTGACGAGCTCGATGTCGAGGTTCTCGTGCCCGGCTTCGGCCAGCAGTCGCTTCGCGGCCGGGATGTCCTGTTCGCGTTGCGGCAGCTGCGAGTCGTACGCCGGGTCGAACGGCGCGTAGAGGTCGTTGCCGGGCCGGCCCTGACCGCTCAGGACCTGGTTGATCATCTGGTCGCGGTCCACCACCAGCCGCAGCGCCTGCCGCACGCGCACGTCGTCGAACGGCGGACGGTCCACGCGCATCGTGAAGGGCAGCCAGGTGCCCGTGGCCGAGCGCAGCACGCGCATCCGCGGGTCGCTGCGCAGCACGTCGACGAGCGCCACCGGCACCTGGTCGATCGCGTCCACCTGGGACGAGAGCAGCGCGTTGATCCGGGCGTCGTCCTCGGCGAAGTTGATCAGCACCAGCTCGTCGAGGTAGGGCTGGCCGGGCCGCCAGTAATGGTCGTTGCGCACGAACGTGCTCTGCAGACCCGCGGTGAACTCCTTCAGCCGGAACGGCCCGGTGCCGATCGGCCGCTTCACGTCGAAGTCCGCCGGCACGATGCCGAGGGAGTACTGGCCGAGCAGGTCGTCGAAGCCGGCGTTGGGCTCGGTGAGCCGGAACTCGACGGTCCGCTCGCCCGTCGGCACCACCTGGCCGAGCATGGTCAGGCTGGCGGCTCCGCTCTTGGGATCCTTCGGGTCCGTGATCCGCTTGAACGTCGCCACGACGTCGGCGGGGGTCACCGCGCGGCCGTCGTGGAATCGCACCCCGTCGCGCAACACGGCCGTCCACGTCCGCGCGTCCGACGACGACGTGAGCGATTCGGCGACCAGCATCTGCAGCTTGTAGTCGTGGTCGCGCAGCAGCAGGGGTTCGTAGAGGTTGAG
Protein-coding regions in this window:
- a CDS encoding ABC transporter permease, producing the protein MTRMIVKRLLVSLVVLWLVTLLVFVATLLLPGDPARAILGQQATPERIAALQHQLHLDEPVWQRYLTWLGGLFTGDLGTSTSTQGPVTTLLGDRIVASLVLLVLAAVIATPLGLALGTWSSMRRGRAADQTVSGISLVIAALPEFVIGVALIVLFATTVFKVLPSVTLTAPGEPVWRQPSQLVLPVATLVLVVTPYITRMMRATMNEVLDSGYVEMARLKGVRERTVLLRHALPHAVGPVAQVVALQLAWLAGGVVVVEFLFRYPGIGQSLIDAVSKRDVAVVQAVTLIIAAVYIVVNLLADVVGILANPKLRTEASR
- a CDS encoding ABC transporter ATP-binding protein; protein product: MTAVDNAQLALEVTGLRVKTAAGRPVLHDISYRIAPGEVLALVGESGSGKTTAGLAALGHFRRGLVADGGEVTLHQREGEPVDVLSLATPERRKLRGTTVSYVPQDPALSLNPALRIGLQIAEVLETHGYPGPVEERVAEVLTEVGLPADPAYRRRYPHQLSGGQQQRVGIAMAFACRPSVVVLDEPTTGLDVMTQALVLETVRRLTAEHGVAALYITHDLAVVAQLADRVSVMYQGRVVETGSAEDVLKRPEHAYTRELLAAVPDLGAEPGVAPPPSDAVLAARGIHVAYGRHEVLRGVDLEVTRGECVMLLGESGSGKTTLSQCVAGLTRGFTGTVALDGTPLAPGTRQRSNDERRRIQYVFQSPFSSLNPRRTIAQSIEVPLVHLTSLSRPQRRERVAEVLDRVRLGRSLANRLPDQLSGGERQRAAIARALVTTPDVLVCDEVTSALDVSVQATIVELLGELRRELGMAVLFVTHNIALAPEVADRIAVLRGGEIVEEGTVEAVLTAPAHSYTGELLATTPRL
- a CDS encoding ABC transporter substrate-binding protein, with the protein product MEERCEPNSLSRRRFLTAALGGAALLGATPLLAACGGSGVAAAAPSGPPRRGGTLRVGVTGGGASDTLDPHIPVANPDIARVLNLYEPLLLRDHDYKLQMLVAESLTSSSDARTWTAVLRDGVRFHDGRAVTPADVVATFKRITDPKDPKSGAASLTMLGQVVPTGERTVEFRLTEPNAGFDDLLGQYSLGIVPADFDVKRPIGTGPFRLKEFTAGLQSTFVRNDHYWRPGQPYLDELVLINFAEDDARINALLSSQVDAIDQVPVALVDVLRSDPRMRVLRSATGTWLPFTMRVDRPPFDDVRVRQALRLVVDRDQMINQVLSGQGRPGNDLYAPFDPAYDSQLPQREQDIPAAKRLLAEAGHENLDIELVTAPIQAGAVEAAQVFQQQAKAAGVNVRIRKVDTTTFYGENYLSWDFAQDFWYTRNYLPQVANGSLPKSPYNETHWQDPQFTDLVTRASATVDTAARTDLLHQAQRIEYERGGLIVWGFVDQVDAHQVYVAGLVPDRTGISLSGYQFREAWLGTAPVDSGK
- a CDS encoding ABC transporter permease — protein: MTAVDDELAPATTAGEAPVKAGGLLRTAWRFPQAKVGTVLAGIVVLVALLGPWLGPVLTGYSTTDFAGKPFKPDGLAGTDGLGRDVLTRFLAGGTTLLLYAVLATVLGIVLGALLGMVAGYGGGRLDSLLMRGNDVLLSFPQLVIALLAIAVIGPKGWLLVLVIGLTHAPRTARVARQATVAVRGEDYIRAAEMYAVPRSRILLREILPNITGPLMVELGLRLTYSIGYIASLSFLGLGIQPPAADWGLMINENRIALVVQPWGVLLPVVAIALLAVGTNLVADSFASAAAGRTREERS